The DNA window CACAAACATGGCAAAGATTTATTATCAGGAAGATTGTAATTTATCATTATTAGAAGGAAAGACAATTGCCGTTATCGGTTACGGCAGCCAGGGACATGCCCATGCGCTCAATGCAAAAGAGTCGGGCTGTCATGTAATTATCGGTTTATATGAAGGCAGCAAATCCTGGGCGAAGGCAGAAGAAGCAGGATTTGAGGTTTATACAGCAGCAGAAGCAGCTAAGAAGGCCGACATTATCATGGTTCTTATCAACGATGAGAAACAGGCTCAGATGTATAAAGAGTCCGTTGAGCCAAACCTGGAAGAGGGCAACATGCTGATGTTTGCACACGGTTTTGCCATCCACTTCGGTCAGATTGTTCCTCCGAAGAACATCGACGTAACGATGATTGCACCGAAGGGACCGGGACATACGGTAAGAAGCGAGTACCAGAGAGGCAGAGGAGTTCCCTGTCTGATCGCAGTTCAGCAGGATTTCACGGGCAAAGCCCATGATAAGGCACTGGCTTATGCACTGGCTATTGGCGGAGCAAGAGCAGGCGTGTTACAGACCACATTCCGCGAGGAGACCGAGACCGATCTGTTCGGCGAGCAGGCTGTTCTCTGCGGCGGCGTTACAGCCCTGATGAAAGCAGGATTTGAAACTCTGGTAGAAGCAGGATATGAGCCTGAGAGTGCATATTTTGAGTGTATCCATGAGATGAAGCTGATCGTAGACTTAATCTATGAGAGCGGATTTGCAGGAATGAGATATTCCATTTCCA is part of the [Clostridium] symbiosum genome and encodes:
- the ilvC gene encoding ketol-acid reductoisomerase; the protein is MAKIYYQEDCNLSLLEGKTIAVIGYGSQGHAHALNAKESGCHVIIGLYEGSKSWAKAEEAGFEVYTAAEAAKKADIIMVLINDEKQAQMYKESVEPNLEEGNMLMFAHGFAIHFGQIVPPKNIDVTMIAPKGPGHTVRSEYQRGRGVPCLIAVQQDFTGKAHDKALAYALAIGGARAGVLQTTFREETETDLFGEQAVLCGGVTALMKAGFETLVEAGYEPESAYFECIHEMKLIVDLIYESGFAGMRYSISNTAEFGDYITGPKIVTDETKKAMKQILTDIQDGTFAKNWLLENQVNCPHFNAMRKKEAAHQLEATGKELRKLYSWNNTNKLIDN